The genome window GATGGTAGATCGGATTCGTTAATGATTGCACACTATGATCAAACGACGAATGATGTAAAACTTATTTCTATTATGAGGGATACGTATGTCGACATCCCAGAGCACGGAATGAATAAAATAAATGCTGCTTTTGCTTTTGGAGGTCCTGAACTTGTAAGGAAAACAATTAAGCAAAATTTTGATATTGATGTTAATTACTACGCTGTTGCGGATTTTAAAGGATTCCCTAAAATTATTGACCTTTTAGCACCTGATGGAATTGAGGTTGATATTCCTTATGAAATGTCCTATGGAATTGGTATGACCTTACATCCTGGAAAACAAACTTTACATGGTGACGGCTTATTAGGCTATGTACGATTCCGCCACGATCGTTTAAGTGATTTTGGACGAGTGGAACGCCAACAAGAGGTTTTAACGAAGGTGAAAGAACAAATCGGTGTTTCAAGCTTAATGAATTTGCCAAAATTACTTGGTGTTGCAGATTCATACTTTGATACAAATGTTGATAATAAAACAATCCTTACCATTGGAAAAGGGATTGTAAATGGAAAATCTAGTATGGACACTTTACGAATTCCTATTGCAAATTCTTATGAAGATAAACGTACGAATGTAGGAGATGTTTTAGATATTGACTTAGATAAGAACAAACAGGCATTAGAGGAGTTTTTATCATCGAAGGACAATGAAAAAAATGACTAAAACAGATTAAGTTTCATCTAAGAAGACAGGTTAATATACAATAAAATAAGAGTATGTTTTGAACAATTATTTCAAAATATACTCTTATTTTCATATTAACTGATAAGATAAATTACTTTTGCTACCAAAATCCTTTCATTTTTTTGTGCAAGCATATCCACTAAGGTTCTCTTCAAATTTTGAAACAAAGTCATGTTTTTGATCATAAAAAGGAAAGACGTCAATTTAGCATTAGTTTCGATGAACCGTACCATAAATAAATGCGGTTTTTTCACATAAGTCATCAAGAACATTCATTATTAATGTTTTTGATGGCTTATTTCATTTCTTTGTTAAGAAGGTTAGCTTGAAATTAACTATGTAACTTTATATAGAAGGGTAAGTTATTGTGCGCCTACGT of Lysinibacillus agricola contains these proteins:
- a CDS encoding LCP family protein, which codes for MRKSKKSRKWLRNLFLTFALVIVAGLIYSVYQYKSGLAMADDGPYKDDGKTYDPFEGADVQFGQINVLLLGSDARDEDGRSDSLMIAHYDQTTNDVKLISIMRDTYVDIPEHGMNKINAAFAFGGPELVRKTIKQNFDIDVNYYAVADFKGFPKIIDLLAPDGIEVDIPYEMSYGIGMTLHPGKQTLHGDGLLGYVRFRHDRLSDFGRVERQQEVLTKVKEQIGVSSLMNLPKLLGVADSYFDTNVDNKTILTIGKGIVNGKSSMDTLRIPIANSYEDKRTNVGDVLDIDLDKNKQALEEFLSSKDNEKND